Genomic DNA from Fusarium keratoplasticum isolate Fu6.1 chromosome 2, whole genome shotgun sequence:
CATGCCCAACAGCTGGCTCCCTCCTACGAAACAGCGCTCCAACGGCGCaatcctcctcggcgatgcCATGAACATGCGACACCCTCTCACCGGTGGTGGCATGAGCGTTGCCTTCAACGATGTTGTTCTTCTGGCTGAGCTGCTGCACCCTGATCGCGTGCCCAACCTGGACGACCCCAAGGCTATCAACAAAGCTCTCGATGAGCTCTACTGGAGGCGCAAGCCCCTGACGGGCATCATCAACGTCCTCGCTCAGGCCCTCTACTCCCTCTTTGCCGCCAACGACCGCCAGCTGCGCGCCCTCCAATACGGCTGCTTCAGCTACTTCAAGCGCGGCACAACTGACGGTCCCGTggccctcctcggcggcatcctCCAGCGCCCCCTTGTCCTCGCCTACCACTTCTTCTCCGTTgccttcctcgccatctggCTCAACGCCTGCTCCGTCGTCGGCTGCGGCGTGTTTGGAATCCTCAAGGTTCctctcgccatcatcgacgccGTTCTCATCCTCTGGAAGGCGtgcatcgtcttcgtccccATCATGTACCGGGAAACCTTTCAGTAAAGCTCGGCTATAGATTCTGGCATCTTTGAAAGAAAGCTACTGCATGAAAAGGGAAGACGTGTAGAAACTAAAAAAGAGGGAGCATATGGTGCGAGTTGCGGCGTTTGAGGAGCATTGCTGGGTTTTGTTTGCCATGGAAGTTGATTCGGGTTTCCCCTagatacctacctacctatctaCCTAGGGTCAGGGCCTCTGTACATATGATCCCCCCCGCCTTGCACGGTTATGAGACATTTGAGCATCTGAGATGTTTGTTGAGCGTGGGTGTGGCTTTCTGTTAGATATACACTTCTCTTCAGATTTGGCTGTGGCTCAAGTCTGAGAGGCTGGGGCTAGatttataactaatcttAATGCAGCAGCGTCTTATCTGTTTCACTTATAGGCCCCTGATGATGCTGTTCTCGCTCGTGAAGGGGAGCTTGTTCTAAATAAGGCCTTTTATTTCTATATACTTGTGGTTCATGTGACCATTTTGCACACATTCATCATTACGTCCGTCTACTTGCCAATGCCCCCATCATGTCAACCTCCTCCGGTACACACCCATCATCCAGCTTGCCCTCAGCACCGCAAGGCCGATAGCCATCTTGATGCTGTCCTGGATGACGTTGAGCTTGCTTCCGCCGACCTCGTGCCACTCAATGGGCACCTCGGCAACCTTGATGCCTGGGCTGGTGCCGATAACACTGCCGTCACTGCCAAGGACCGGGGTAGCGGGAGCCGACTCGGCAAGCATAAGCATCTCAATGTCAAAGATCCAGCCCTCGGTGTGCATGTATGGGATGATGTGGGGGAGGGAGGCGCGCGAGAAGAGCTTGAAGCCGCATTGGGTATCACGAATGCGTGATGTCGCGGGGGGCGTGAGGATCATGAGGACGAGATGGAAGGATCGCATGAGGAAGTTTCGCAAGGCTGAGCGCTAGAAAGTGTTAGATCTATTTTCGAGGGTGTAGAAGTCGCATTTACCTTGACAACAGCCTCACTACCGACGAGATGGGCGCGGCTACCGATAGCTACACCACGGTGCGACCCGTCAACGACCTCTTCACATCCTTCAATGAGCTTTCCGACGTCGCTGAAGCGCGATGCACCATCTGCGTCGGCAAATAGCACGTATTCACCCCTGACATGTCGGAATCCATGTGTGGTAGCTCCGCCCTTGCCTCTGTTCTTCTCCAGCGATATGACTCTTAGGATACCATGGAGGTCATTGTCCTTGGCGAATTGGAGCACGACATCCACCGTCTTGTCGCTACTACCATCATCGACTACCAAGATCTCGTAACCTCCGAGATCCTCCTTGGGGGCGTTGCGCACGTGTCGCTTGGTCGTCGGGCTGGTGACGTCTGTCTTGGCATGCGCAGTACGGCCAAAGTGCTTGTCAAGATAAGCGACGGCTTCTTCGAGGGTCGGGGTTACGCGGGCCTCCTCATTGTATGCTGGGAAGACGACACTGAGGCGCACATCGGCGGGTTCGATGCTGCCGGCGTCCGGGGTTGGGAAGGCCTCGGCGGGCTGGATGTGCTGCTCGCTGGCCTGGCGCTCGGCGAGCCAGCGGTCGTACCAGCAGGGCAGAGGTAGAGGGTGTGTACGGCCGGTCTCGGGATGGCTGGTGATATATCTCTTTTCCGACGCGACGACTGGGCGAGGCTTTGGCGCGACGAGGTGAAGGAGGGCGAAGAGCTTCAAGAGGTCAGCTTAGCAGGTCCCAATGCGCGGGGCGCGGGGCAGTAGCATAcggcaaggagggcgagcGCAATGAGCGCAAtcaagaggacgacgagaacaTGAACTGGCGTAGCTTCAATCCAGGCCCAGAGAGGCCGTAGGAACTTGGCGGGCAGCTCGAGAGGTGTTGCGACAGCCATggttggagagaagaggtaAGCAATTCTGCGGAAGCAGAATGCGGAGGGGAAATGAATGTTGTAAATTCAGAGTAGGCACATTAGAAGTACAGACACGAGAAGTGAAAAGTTAAAGGGAAAGATAAGGAGAGAGATGCGCCAGTTGGGCAAATGATGCAAAGTGTAAAGAAATGAAGCCCGCGATACGATACGAGGTTGCGCGTACCCCAAGTTGCTTCTGTTGTTCCTGAGGCCACGAAAGCTGGATCTCGAGATGGAAGGTCCCTGTCGATTACGTAGATGGCCAGGGACGGGGGATGTGCTGAGCCAGTCAGAGAGCGGATAGAGACATTCATTTTGGAGGGTCGTTATTTTAGGGGTCTTGACCTGCAGGTTAGGGAGGCGCATTGAATTCTAATCTTTAATCCACCATGACTTCTTCATGCATCCAGTATCAACTCTTTaattcaacatcaacaccacaatTTTCATCACTGTTATGTTGTTGCTTCCGTTTTGACCAATTGTCAACATCAAACGTTTAACACTGAGAATTGGACTACTGACACCCTTCAATCGAAATGCGCACTGCAAGGTCACTATGATGAATGCATCCATTGAAGAGAATTATTGTTGATTTCATTCCGCGCCAGGCAGAGCCATTCAAGACGTTTGCTTGCTAATACAACTGACGAAGAGAACAGAATCGTCTAGTTCTAGAAAAGTCTAATTATTACATGAcagacaagaagaagaagaatgaggCCATTCTATGTTGGCTCTAGTCCCGAGTCGTTCAAGATTCCCGCGGTCCGTCTCGTGTGGCGTCTATTTAAGCGACGCTTCGAATTCCAGCCGAGATGCTTCAGAAGCGACTTTGTTTCGGTTGGTCCGGCTTTTGAGTCCTGCTCGATGCCGGCGGTTGCGAGAGCGCGGTCCGGTCGCTGACCGAAGCCGTACGCTGTGTGCCTTTGCAGGCTGGCGTGCTCTTGTTTGTTTTCTTCATGAGGCTGCTGGACCCTCCAGGGGCATGAAGCCTCATATAGAACATGCAATCAGATCATGAGCGCCGTCTGGAAGTGCTCGGGGAGCGAGTCCTTGCCGGGTGACACCGAGTAGGCCATGCCGTATGTCGGACCCCGGAcaacctccttgcccttgagagaCAGAGGATGAGGGTAAGCCGCCTCGCTGGGCTGGTAGAAGTTGCGTGTAGGGGGGGCAGGGAAGCCGAAGCTCTGCACAGGCGACCGGCTCATGGGGCTGACATCGCCGTCGTAGAAGTCGGCCTCGCTGGCCTGGTAGGTGGCAGTAGAAGAaccgctgctgctgctgctggcaaagggagaagaagtcgCAGAGCCGGGAAAGTTCATCTGGATGTGGTGGCTCTCGGCGACGGTCTCTGCCACGGCCTTTGCAGTGCGCTTGCGGTTCTCAGCGCGAACCTTGGAGCGGTCGTTGCGGCGAGAGCCCATGGGGCCGCTGCTCACCGAGTCGCAGGCGGCGTGCGTGGGGATGTGACGGTAGGCCTGGGTGGGcttggtggtcttgggctgctcgacctccttggccttgacggcctccTTGTGGTCGCGGGCGCGCTTGATGTGGCTGAGGATAGAcatggtggtggttgttggtggtgaagggATGAGATGTTGGTTTGGAAGTTGTAGCTGTGGCTGCAGTTGTTGCAATGGTTGTCTCAGTTGCAGAGGCTGTGGTTGGtattggtgttgttggttaTTGTTGTCTTGTGTTGTCTTGTGTTGTggtctggagaagagagtcGTCATCTCGAGGGGGAAGACGGATAGATATAAAACCTTCACAACACAGAGTGATACAACCTCGGGCCCTGGCGGCGCTAAAGAAAACCGGATGCGTTGGAAGCTGGCGTCAAAGTTGAGCAAGCCTCTCTCAGAGTCGAGCGAGCAAGCCGAACAAGCCCAGAAAGTTGGTGGCCCGCAACGGCGTGGAGTGGCCGATCCTGACCCAGGTTCCAGACTGCGTGATGGCCAAGAGCCCTACCTCCAGAGGTGGTTAAAGTCGTGCGCCACAGAAGACTCGTTTCGTCTCTGATGCCGTCAGCGATGAGCAGAATAGGAAACTAGGGGTTCGTGATGAAACGACCGCCAGAGGGTAGAAGCTGCAAGAGAAGTAAATGGGGACGCATTCTACGTTGGGCGTTGAGCCACAATGTCGCATGTCTGACGCAGGGAGGGACATGAATCAAGAACAATACGGATCCGCAGCGGGAGAATCAATGAAGTTGAAGGATCCGTTGCTAGACTTCATCTTGGTTCGAAACAGGCGACTCGGTTAGAGAAAGAAACATCGTCAGTCCCGGCCGTCCGTGTCCGTGCTGGGCTCATGGCATCTTCCGTGATGAAGACTCTACCCACGTGCGTAGCAGCAATGGCCTGGGTCTCTCCCAGTATCCACTGTATTCCCAGCTACAGGGCCGACGACCTGTCGACACGGGTCTCAGGACCCAGGTCTCGCCCAGGTTCGCCTCCTGGTAGGGGGCTCCATCTCGCGTCCCGGGAATCTGGTAGTTATTGTCgcttgtggtggtggtggctggggCCGCGACCGATCCACGCTCGCCGTCCCCCGGCAGCGATCCAGCGCCACAAAGACTAAAAGAATAAAAGTCACGAGCTGTGAATAAGGGCAGTAGACTCTTGGCCTCCGTCTGATTGCCTCTGCTATTGTCGCCTACGCCGTCGTATTGTCCCCCCTTGCGGGTCTTGTTCAAA
This window encodes:
- a CDS encoding Dolichyl-phosphate beta-glucosyltransferase, with the translated sequence MAVATPLELPAKFLRPLWAWIEATPVHVLVVLLIALIALALLALFALLHLVAPKPRPVVASEKRYITSHPETGRTHPLPLPCWYDRWLAERQASEQHIQPAEAFPTPDAGSIEPADVRLSVVFPAYNEEARVTPTLEEAVAYLDKHFGRTAHAKTDVTSPTTKRHVRNAPKEDLGGYEILVVDDGSSDKTVDVVLQFAKDNDLHGILRVISLEKNRGKGGATTHGFRHVRGEYVLFADADGASRFSDVGKLIEGCEEVVDGSHRGVAIGSRAHLVGSEAVVKRSALRNFLMRSFHLVLMILTPPATSRIRDTQCGFKLFSRASLPHIIPYMHTEGWIFDIEMLMLAESAPATPVLGSDGSVIGTSPGIKVAEVPIEWHEVGGSKLNVIQDSIKMAIGLAVLRASWMMGVYRRRLT